The genomic interval GAGCTGTCGGCCTATGCGCTCGACCCGTCGATCAAGGTGATCGCGCCGTGGCGGGAATGGGACCTGACCTCGCGCACCAGGCTGATCGAGTTCGCCGAACAGAACCAGATCCCGATCGCCAAGGACAAACGCGGCGAGGCGCCGTTCAGCGTTGACGCCAACCTGCTGCACACCAGCAGCGAAGGCAAGGCGCTGGAGAACCCGGCCGAAGAGGCGCCCGACTACGTCTATCAGCGCACCGTCAGCCCCGAGGAGGCGCCCGACCAGCCCGAATATGTCGAGATCGGCTTCGAGCGCGGCGACGCGGTGTCGATCAACGGCGAGGCGCTGTCGCCCGCCACCATCCTGACGGCGCTGAACGAATACGGGCGCAAGCATGGCATCGGCCGGCTGGACTTCGTGGAAAACCGCTTCGTCGGCATGAAGTCGCGCGGCATCTACGAGACCCCCGGCGGCACCATCCTGCTGGAAGCGCATCGCGGCATCGAGCAGATCACGCTGGACAGCGGCGCCGGCCATCTCAAGGATTCGATCATGCCGCGCTATGCCGAGCTGATCTATAACGGCTTCTGGTATTCGCCCGAGCGCGAGATGCTGCAGGCCCTGATCGACAAGAGCCAGGAGCACGTCACCGGCACCGTGCGGCTGAAACTCTACAAGGGCGGCGTCCATACCGTCGGCCGCTGGTCGGATCATTCGCTCTACAGCGAAAAGCACGTCACCTTCGAGGACGACGCCGGCGCCTATGACCAGAAGGACGCGGCGGGCTTCATCCGTCTGAACGCGCTGCGTCTGAAGCTGGTGGCGAACCGCAACGCCCGGTTCAAGTAACCGCACCCGCATTGCATGCAAAAGGCCGCGGGCAGGTTCCGCGGCCTTTTCGCTGGCCGATCCGTCCGATGACCCATCGTCC from Paracoccus sp. MA carries:
- a CDS encoding argininosuccinate synthase produces the protein MSDAPKKVVLAYSGGLDTSIILKWLQTEYGCEVITFTADLGQGEELEPARQKAELLGIKPENIHIVDVREEFVRDFVFPMFRANAVYEGLYLLGTSIARPLISKHLVEIAHQHGADAVAHGATGKGNDQVRFELSAYALDPSIKVIAPWREWDLTSRTRLIEFAEQNQIPIAKDKRGEAPFSVDANLLHTSSEGKALENPAEEAPDYVYQRTVSPEEAPDQPEYVEIGFERGDAVSINGEALSPATILTALNEYGRKHGIGRLDFVENRFVGMKSRGIYETPGGTILLEAHRGIEQITLDSGAGHLKDSIMPRYAELIYNGFWYSPEREMLQALIDKSQEHVTGTVRLKLYKGGVHTVGRWSDHSLYSEKHVTFEDDAGAYDQKDAAGFIRLNALRLKLVANRNARFK